The nucleotide window TGAGTTTTTTAAGTGGGTAGGTTTAATTTCTATCGTATCTTATTAATCTCTGACTCGGAGTCAATAACCATCGGCATGAGCATTTCATTGCCCTGGTTTTTTACTTTCATGTTTCCTTCCGAATGTGTAGTTGCTGAACTATTCAGTATTGCACCCGTCATTAAGTCAATCACGAGTTTTGAGGTGGACTTTCCTTTTATATCCATTGACATGGCCGGGTTTGGTTCATTGGAGGGAATAGACTCTGTTTCTGTAATCTGAGAGAGAACGACAGTTCCATTTTCCAGTTTATCGAATGCAAATGTATTAAACAACATAAGAGAAATTCCACCGGAAGATTGTTTGATGGTTGTATCCCATTTGTCGCCCGGGTTTACTGGTTTTTCGGGCAGATAGGCAAATAAGGGTTCAATCATGGATTGAATAGCCGACTCTTTCAGCATCACATCGGATTGTTTACGGATCTGTTCTTTTTTACTGTCCGGCACAGAATCCAGCAATTGCAGGATATTATCCCGGAATGGTTTGTAGTTTACAAAACCGATAAACTTGCCTGAAGTGGAGATTTTAGCGATGACCTTGTTTGCGCTGAAGCGGTTCAGCATACGTTCCAGATACTCTTTGCTTTTTGCAGGAATGGCCGAATTGGTTTCTTTGGTCATCATAGGGGCCACCGTTTTGGATTGAATGGTATCGAACTTGAATTCAATGCTCATGATATCTTTATCCTGAGAGAGCAAGGTGTAGCTGATAAATATATTAGTGGTTGCCTTAGTAGTAAATGGCGTTCCGTTGTAGGTGGTTTGTACGTTTTGTTTGCTGGTTATTTTTAGCTGGTTCATTACGCCTGTTTTTATTTTAAATTTCAGATTGACAGGCGCCTGGGCTGATGCTGATAAACAGATGAGCAGGATAATGGCTGATGCAATTGTTTTTTTCATAGTTGCCGGATATTAGACGGGTTAATGTTTTTATGGGAAAGTAATCTCAAACTATCAGGTCTGCTTGTTCCTGAAAATCAGTGTTTTTTATTTAATGAGACACCTTATTCGAACGTTGTTATACCATCTACGGTTCAATTGTTTTTTATAAGTTAAGTTTGAGTCGTAAATTATTTCCTTGGGACAGCGGAAATAAATGACAACAGGATATCCCCATGTACTATGCCTCCCCAGAAGATAAGACAGGTTCAGATGTTTGGAAATGGATTTGTTGAAATTATTTGGGTTGGTGTTTCCTATGATGAAGCATTTCATGCGGCAATCTGTAATTGCAGACTTGATAATATGCTTTTTATATATCCATTTGATGACCTGAAAATGATGGAAGGACTAGGAACGATCGGATTGGATATTTTTGAAGAAATGCAAGTGTTGATTGATTTCATATTTGTTCCGACGGGAGGTGGTTTCAACGTTCTATTTTTTTTAGCCTCTTTCGGGTATGTTTTTCACTTTTCCCCCTTGATTTAGCCCGCTAAATCTGCGGGATAAAAGCAAAAAATCTACCTCAAAATAGCCATAAAAAAGTCGAGCAATAAAATTTAAACAGGCTCTTAAGTTTTTAAATTGTTCTTTGAAGTATTTGTAAATTGATTAGAGTTGATTTTGAGCGTAACGATTTGAATTGACTTTTCGTTTTTAGCTTTGCCCAAAAGTCAAAAACATGAATCAAGGAAAATATAGCTTTGTTCAATTTCCAGATTTTTTACCCCGCAGAGCATTTGGCAGAATTGTCGATAAGTATGATGGTAACAAGAAAACCAAAAGCTTAACCTTATGAGAATCAAATGCTATGTATGATTATTGGTCAGCTGACTGCACGAAACACTATGAGAGACCTCGTGTTAAGTCTCGAAGCACATCTCCCCGGATACTACCATCTGGGGGTGGAAATGACAGTTACACGAACTTTCTCTTTCGTTTATTAACTCCGTTGATCTTCGATTAGTAGCTTAATATCTGCATGGGCCTTGACGATATAAAGAGTAATACCCATACAAGCCCTTGTATAGGTATTCTCTCTCTCTTTACTAGGCCAGGAAGAGATGCTCGATCAATATTTTGATCCCGATTCCGATAAGGATAATACCTCCGATTATTTCCATCTTCAGATTTACTCTGTGACCGAATTTAGAGCTGAAGGCCGCACCGATGAAGCTGAGCAGGAATGTAGTGAAGCCGATGATGATGACCGGTTCGATGACCTCTATCTTAAGCAAGGCAAAGGAAAGGCCGACAGCCAATGCGTCAATGCTGGTTGCAATGGCGAGTCCCAGTAATGTAACGGCCTTGGTCGGGTCTATGCTCTTAGCATCCTCGTCTTTAGAACAGATACCTTCGTAAAGCATCTTTCCTCCAAGGTAGGTGAGTAGTCCAAAAGCAATCCAATGATCAAAACTTTCAATATACTTCTGGAAACTGATCCCCGCCATGTAGCCGATCAGAGGCATTATACCCTGAAAGAGTCCCATGAAGAGGGAGATCCGGAGGATATGTTTGATTTGGAATCGTTTAAGGATCATGCCGCAGGTGATGGATACGGCAAGACTATCCATGGAAAGCCCGAGGGCAATGAGAATAATTTCGGGTAGTGACATTGTGAAGAGTTGAATGTCAAAACCTGACAGGAATCTAAAACCTGTCAGGTTTAGAATTTGTAATAGATGGAAAACTGAATTCCGTAGGTCTTGCTTTTGTTAGAGCCGTATCCGGGGATGTAAGCGGGTGAACCGTATAACGTCTGCTTTACGTGATTTATGAACTTCGCCCTGACGTTCCATCCCATAAGTATATGGTTAGTAATACTAACCCGTAATCCCCCGATAAATTCAGTCCAGATCGCATTTGATTTCTCTCTGTTCAGGCTGGTGGTCAGGCTCTCTTTCCAGTAATTACTGGTGATGGTCATATTGGATACATCGTAACTAAAGTTGCTGAAACCAACCCGGGTGCCGATGTAGGCAAAGCTTTTAGCGGATTGTGAAAATGCATAATTTATCCCGACACGGCCATAAGGGGCAAGCGGGCTGTGGTAGACGGGGCCGAAGTCACTGGTATTGTCTGATTTGCTCATACCTACCTCTGCTATCGGGAAGTATTTGCGCTTCAGCCCATACTCGACGCTGACTTCGTAAGAAGAATAATCTTTGCCCATTGCACCGGCTATCGGATTGAGCAGGTCCGTACCGACTACCAGTCCGTTGTACCATGACGAGGTGTCGGCAGAGGTCGGCACTGGCGTATTTTCATTTGGGGTTTGTGCGTTGAGGTTTATTGCCGAAATAACCATCAACAGCAGTATGCTAAAACAATATCTGCAAATGCTCTTCATTCTGATTGGTAATTTCGGGTTGTTTGATCTTCACCGTGTCGATGCGGTGACGGGTGTAAGCTACAGAGTCTATGTGGTAAAATACCGAACATCCGCAATCCGGCGACAGGTATTGCGGCCGCACCTGGTGGAAGAAGCGGACGGTATCTGTCTTGTCCAGTGTGGCAGAGTTGCTCCGGTAAAAGCGGATTTCAAAAGCTGTCGTGTCAGACTTTATCCTTAGCGGCAGCGAAAGGCTTTTCACCTTCTTGCTTTTGTTTAAAAGCATGGAGTCAGAGATTTGTCCGATTCCTTTGACGGAAATGGAATCAAATGCCAGAGCCGCATGGGGTGATTTGGTGTAAAATAGAGCCGATGCATCCGCTACCGTTGATTCCGTGCAACTGCTTTCACTGCATGAGCTGAATAAAAGAACGGCAACAAGAATTCCGCCCGTGATGTTTAGAATTTTTCCCATCGAATAATCTCCTGTAGAGGTTTCCTGACTTTGGCTGTTTCCTGACACAATGATTCGGGATTGGGGTGACCGACCGGCAATATGGCAATCGGCTCGATATGTGCCGGAATGGCTAAAGCCGCACTTAATATTTGTTCATCGAAGTTGCAGACCCAGCAAGTACCCAGTTTGCGCTCAGTCGCAGCCAGGCAAATGTGTTCCACGGCAATGGCAATGTCAATATCACAATGATCTTTTCCATCAGACTTGCGTTTCCATGCCTGTTCATGGTCGCCGCAAATAACGATGTATAAAGGGGCTGACTTAAACCATTCGCGGTTGTAGCTCTTCTGTATTTTCAGGCGGTTGGCCTCTTCGCGAACAACGATGAAGATCCACGGCTGGAAATTAACAGCCGAAGGTGCCAGTCTGGCTGCCTCAAGCAGATAATCCAGGTCTTCGGCTGAAACAGATTGATTGGTATAGCTACGCACGGAGCAGCGTTGCTTGCAAATTTCGAGAAAGTTCATGATTAAATCTCCTCTGCTATTTTATAGATGTTTCTTTCGGATGAATTGCGGGTAATCAGTTCGCCCAGGAATCCGGCAAGGAATAGCTGTGTACCCAGGATCATCGTTGTCAATGCAATGTAGAAATAGGGTGATTCGGTAATCAGGTGGTGCGATATACCGTTTGCCAGTGCATACAGCTTCATCCCGCCGATAATCATTACCGAGATTAATCCCAGAAAGAACATCAGTGAGCCGGCCAATCCGAAGAAGTGCATGGGTTTTTTTCCAAATTTTGAGAAAAACCAAAGTGTAATCAGGTCAAGATAACCGTTAATAAAGCGGTCAAGGCCAAATTTGGTCGTGCCGTATTTACGGGCCTGGTGTTGTACTACTTTCTCTCCGATCTTTTTGAATCCGGCATTTTTAGCCAGGTAAGGCATGTAGCGGTGCATATCGCCATATACCTCGATGTTTTTTACCACTTCCTGACGGTATGCCTTCAACCCGCAGTTGAAGTCGTGCAGCGTAATGCCTGACACTTTGCGTGCGGTAGCGTTGAATAGTTTGGTTGGGAGGGTTTTGGAAAGCGGATCATAGCGTTTCTTCTTCCATCCCGATACGACATCGTAACCCTCTTCGGTAATCATGCGGTAAAGACCCGGGATTTCATCAGGACTGTCCTGCAGATCGGCATCCATGGTAATGACCACTTTGCCTTCCACGCGGTCAAATCCGCTGTGCAGGGCTGGCGATTTACCGTAGTTGCGACGGAATTTTATCCCTTTCACCTTGTCGGGGAATTGGTTTTTCAGCTCACAAATCACATCCCAGGAACGGTCAGTGCTACCGTCATTGACAAAAATCACTTCAAAGGAAAAGTTATTCTCCTGCATTACTCTGTTGATCCAGTCAAACAGTTCGGGTAAAGATTCGTCCTCGTTATAGAGGGGCACAACTACTGAAATGTCTTTCATATGTCTTAATTATCTTTGTTTTGGTTCCAGATGGACCGATAGCTATCGGTATCGCATATTAATGTTATGTCCTATGAAGAACATTGATCATGCTTGTTTCAATATCATTTTATTCAATCATTTGCTTGATTTGCAATGATTTTACTCTTTGATATTGTTTTGGGTAGGGAGGGCTTCCGCTTTTTTGCGGGAAAGAATTATACCGAAAATCAGGGACGTCACAATACCGATTGAAACAGATTGCTGCATAGAGTCAAAAGCCCATTGTATAGGGGTTAGGGCTGGCATTTCAATCATTTTTTTAGCGAGGTCTTTGAAGTTATTTGCTAACTCCGGGTTTTGTCCAAGTTTGGCGTATTCTTCAAACCTCAATAACAATGTGCTTAATTTGGGATTGATGGTCTGTAAAAACATTTTATCGAAATAGGTCAGGTAGGATAATTCAATAATACCGGAAATCAGCGAAGCAAAGAAATAAAGCAGGACGCTCACATTCCAGCCTTCAAACAAAGAGAGCTTTCCACTCATGTGTTTGTGTTTGAATTGTCGGGCAAACTGATAGGTACCTATATGATAGGCTATTTTAGGAACAATCATGATCAGGGAAATAAGAGGGAGGGAGAGTTGCGGTGTGCTAACCGCAAAATAATCTATCAGAAAAATTACGAATCCGATAGGGCCCAGATAGAGCCCAGTTTGCATGGCAAAATTGACAGGAGTGGTTTTCTGTTCGGTCATCAGTTTATTATTTGTTTGCAAAAATAGCCCTTTTCAATGAATTCCGCTCCGATTTGCAGAGCAAAATTCCCGTGTGGACAAAGTGTGGCTGGCATTGGCTCAAAATAGGGCTCTTTGATATAGGTAAAATGGCGAATTCCTCCGATACAGCTCCGACGCTCGTCCGATATTGCAGGAGTTCTCCGGCCAAAATGAAGGTGATGTGAAATAGAAAATAGAGGTGAGATTCATTTTTTGAGTTGTCCCGGGAGAAAAAGTGACCAAATCTGTAATTTTTTTTTCAGGCTCATAACTGGTTCAGTTTGAAAAGGTTTAATACTTCAAAGCCGCTCTGGTAGGGCGTTTGGTGTGAAAAATATTTGTGACAGGTATTGCAGGTTAATGAAATATATCTACCTTTGCAGCCGGGTAAGTCCTACACGGCATGCTCCCTTCTAATCCCCCAGGGCTTGATCGCAGCAAGGGTCGAAGGTTGTAGCGGCGCGATGTAGATCGCTTACCCACCTGCCTTCATAGCTCAGTTGGCCAGAGCACGTGATTTGTAATCTCGGGGTCGTGGGTTCGAATCCC belongs to Parabacteroides sp. FAFU027 and includes:
- a CDS encoding manganese efflux pump MntP family protein — encoded protein: MSLPEIILIALGLSMDSLAVSITCGMILKRFQIKHILRISLFMGLFQGIMPLIGYMAGISFQKYIESFDHWIAFGLLTYLGGKMLYEGICSKDEDAKSIDPTKAVTLLGLAIATSIDALAVGLSFALLKIEVIEPVIIIGFTTFLLSFIGAAFSSKFGHRVNLKMEIIGGIILIGIGIKILIEHLFLA
- a CDS encoding glycosyltransferase family 2 protein, yielding MKDISVVVPLYNEDESLPELFDWINRVMQENNFSFEVIFVNDGSTDRSWDVICELKNQFPDKVKGIKFRRNYGKSPALHSGFDRVEGKVVITMDADLQDSPDEIPGLYRMITEEGYDVVSGWKKKRYDPLSKTLPTKLFNATARKVSGITLHDFNCGLKAYRQEVVKNIEVYGDMHRYMPYLAKNAGFKKIGEKVVQHQARKYGTTKFGLDRFINGYLDLITLWFFSKFGKKPMHFFGLAGSLMFFLGLISVMIIGGMKLYALANGISHHLITESPYFYIALTTMILGTQLFLAGFLGELITRNSSERNIYKIAEEI
- a CDS encoding nitroreductase family protein, which encodes MNFLEICKQRCSVRSYTNQSVSAEDLDYLLEAARLAPSAVNFQPWIFIVVREEANRLKIQKSYNREWFKSAPLYIVICGDHEQAWKRKSDGKDHCDIDIAIAVEHICLAATERKLGTCWVCNFDEQILSAALAIPAHIEPIAILPVGHPNPESLCQETAKVRKPLQEIIRWEKF
- a CDS encoding DUF6263 family protein yields the protein MKKTIASAIILLICLSASAQAPVNLKFKIKTGVMNQLKITSKQNVQTTYNGTPFTTKATTNIFISYTLLSQDKDIMSIEFKFDTIQSKTVAPMMTKETNSAIPAKSKEYLERMLNRFSANKVIAKISTSGKFIGFVNYKPFRDNILQLLDSVPDSKKEQIRKQSDVMLKESAIQSMIEPLFAYLPEKPVNPGDKWDTTIKQSSGGISLMLFNTFAFDKLENGTVVLSQITETESIPSNEPNPAMSMDIKGKSTSKLVIDLMTGAILNSSATTHSEGNMKVKNQGNEMLMPMVIDSESEINKIR
- a CDS encoding DUF6048 family protein, producing MKSICRYCFSILLLMVISAINLNAQTPNENTPVPTSADTSSWYNGLVVGTDLLNPIAGAMGKDYSSYEVSVEYGLKRKYFPIAEVGMSKSDNTSDFGPVYHSPLAPYGRVGINYAFSQSAKSFAYIGTRVGFSNFSYDVSNMTITSNYWKESLTTSLNREKSNAIWTEFIGGLRVSITNHILMGWNVRAKFINHVKQTLYGSPAYIPGYGSNKSKTYGIQFSIYYKF
- a CDS encoding DUF4372 domain-containing protein, with the protein product MNQGKYSFVQFPDFLPRRAFGRIVDKYDGNKKTKSLTL
- a CDS encoding DUF6452 family protein, whose amino-acid sequence is MSGNSQSQETSTGDYSMGKILNITGGILVAVLLFSSCSESSCTESTVADASALFYTKSPHAALAFDSISVKGIGQISDSMLLNKSKKVKSLSLPLRIKSDTTAFEIRFYRSNSATLDKTDTVRFFHQVRPQYLSPDCGCSVFYHIDSVAYTRHRIDTVKIKQPEITNQNEEHLQILF
- a CDS encoding pyridoxal-phosphate dependent enzyme encodes the protein MPPQKIRQVQMFGNGFVEIIWVGVSYDEAFHAAICNCRLDNMLFIYPFDDLKMMEGLGTIGLDIFEEMQVLIDFIFVPTGGGFNVLFFLASFGYVFHFSPLI
- a CDS encoding DUF4199 domain-containing protein; the protein is MTEQKTTPVNFAMQTGLYLGPIGFVIFLIDYFAVSTPQLSLPLISLIMIVPKIAYHIGTYQFARQFKHKHMSGKLSLFEGWNVSVLLYFFASLISGIIELSYLTYFDKMFLQTINPKLSTLLLRFEEYAKLGQNPELANNFKDLAKKMIEMPALTPIQWAFDSMQQSVSIGIVTSLIFGIILSRKKAEALPTQNNIKE